In Hoplias malabaricus isolate fHopMal1 chromosome 18, fHopMal1.hap1, whole genome shotgun sequence, the genomic window atgtgtgtgtttggtttatgagagtgtttaaaatatgtattttttgtatGAGTGTATTTCTTATGTaagtgtatgtatgtttggcatgtgtttgtgtggttggCATTTTCACAATAGTATACATAACAGAAAACATGTGTACTGAATAAACTCTGTCTCCAACTAAGGGTCTTCACCAGCTCCGGCTACAGCCACAGCCCTCCACAGCCTACAGTCAGGAAAGGAACAATGGAATCTTGTTCTTTTACCAAAAATCCTGAAAAAGCCTATGGCTGTGTTGGAGTCCTGACATATGATGTCTGCACAAACAACAAGAGTGACGCTGTCTGCCGTTTAGCCATCATGTTCTCTGTTCCTTACAATTACACTCGGTATGAAAACTGGTTCGCTCTGGGCATTTTTGATGCCAACCGTGGCTGTGATGAGTCTCTGTTCAACTTGATGTATTACGAGAGCGGCGGTCCTTTCATCAGAGATAACTGTTCAGGGAATGAGCAAAAGTATTCCAATACAAATTTAATTGTGAAGGGAACCATGTCTCCCAGAGCCAAAGCCATCCTTAAGATGGAACTGTGGGAAAAATGACATGCTACACCCAAAGAAATGACCAGTTGATTTAATCATTGGCCTGACATACTTATAtactcaaaatgtaaaatgGTTCTATACAAATTACACATACATGCTTATCATTTACAGTAAAGCTTCCTGCTAATATACTGCTCACTCCACTTTAATTTGTATAGGGTTAGGAGCATAGAGGGAATATATATTGTAGTATATTTCTGAATTATAGAGCAAGATCTGGTAACACTTTACTTAAATCCTGTATTCATAATGCATTTTAAGTGCATTATGAATTGTAATTACATGCATGAGAATGTATGTTTGCTCTTAAGAAGTTTAATTACATGCATAACCATTTATAAATCATAAGAACAGTGTAACAATCATAAGATCTTACAGAGTGTTATGCTCTCAGGTCATTACAGGCTATAAGTAAAGGAAATTGTTTATATCTAACTGTGAGTATATTTATTGCATTATTTATGCAATGAAATGCCCTATAAATGCATTATGAATATAGGATTTAAACAAAGTGTtacctaaaaatatatattcctgATAGATATTTTGATAAAATGTAGCTGGGCTTGTGTTGATTTTCTAATCTGTTATTACATACTGTTGGAATCTATGCTAAATTATTACTTATGATCTCCAATAAAGttgtgtgtcgcagtcacacagctccaaggacctggaggttgtgggttcgattcctgctctgggtgactgtctgtgaagagttggtgtgttctacccgtgtccgcgtgggttttcctctgggtactccggtttccacccacagtccaaaaacacacagtgataggtggattggcgactcaaaaagtgtccgtaggtgtgagtgtgtgtgtgtgtctgtgttgccctgtgaaggactggcgccccctccagggtgtattcccaccttgcgctcaatgattccaggtaggctctggaccccccgtgaccctggattggataagtggttacagataatgaatgaatgaatgaatgatattacaCACATTTTTTCTGTATGTGTTAGCTGGGTGGGTGTGTTTGGGTCTACTGAACCCTTTAA contains:
- the LOC136675082 gene encoding DELTA-stichotoxin-Hcr4a-like, with translation MAAIASTIIAGVSLLGTTIEQISSNVDTNRNVAIQISNFSTKYILKNPRVFTSSGYSHSPPQPTVRKGTMESCSFTKNPEKAYGCVGVLTYDVCTNNKSDAVCRLAIMFSVPYNYTRYENWFALGIFDANRGCDESLFNLMYYESGGPFIRDNCSGNEQKYSNTNLIVKGTMSPRAKAILKMELWEK